In Nocardioides ginsengisegetis, a single window of DNA contains:
- a CDS encoding SRPBCC family protein: MSTVQASTTIAAPPEAIFAILADPRQHPLIDGSGTVLASISGPERLSLGARFGMDMHRGVPYRIRNRVVEFEEGRLIAWRHVGLHRWRYELEPVEGGTRVTETWDDSRYPAAGRLAFRLLGYPAKNQRAIEETLVKLDAAATRA, encoded by the coding sequence ATGAGCACCGTCCAGGCCAGCACCACCATCGCGGCCCCGCCCGAGGCGATCTTCGCGATCCTCGCCGACCCGCGGCAGCACCCGCTGATCGACGGCTCCGGCACCGTCCTCGCCTCGATCTCGGGTCCCGAACGGTTGAGCCTGGGCGCCCGCTTCGGGATGGACATGCACCGCGGGGTGCCCTACCGGATCCGCAACCGGGTGGTGGAGTTCGAGGAGGGCCGGCTGATCGCGTGGCGCCACGTCGGGCTGCACCGCTGGCGCTACGAGCTCGAGCCCGTCGAGGGCGGCACCCGCGTCACCGAGACCTGGGACGACAGCCGCTACCCCGCGGCCGGGCGGCTGGCGTTCCGGCTGCTGGGCTACCCGGCGAAGAACCAGCGCGCCATCGAGGAGACCCTGGTCAAGCTCGACGCCGCGGCGACGCGCGCCTGA